The region ggcttggttttgtttttagaagACAGGAAGCTCTTTGTGGGCATgctggggaagcagcagagcGAGGACGACGTCCGCCGCCTCTTTGAGCCCTTTGGCCAGATTGAGGAGTGCACCATCCTCCGAGGGCCTGATGGAGCCAGCAAAGGTGGGCTTTGGGGCACCGGGTGGCCACCCTATGGACCTGCAATGGCCAAATCCAACCTGTTCCATGTTCTCTCTGTTCCTTTAGGTTGTGCCTTTGTGAAATACGGCAGCCATGCCGAGGCACAGGCTGCCATCAACAGCCTGCATGGCAGCCAAACCATGCCGGTAAGTGCCAGGCTTGCACCCTGCCCCAGCTGACCCCACGCTGCCTGCCTAATCCAATCACCCACTAATTTGATCCTGAGTCTAATTGGATCAAAATCCTACGAACTGGCAATTTGTTGGCTACATCACCCCAGGTTCCTCCTTGCCAGGGCGCTGAGCCCCAGAGGTGGGAGCGTGGGCCTAATTCTCTCCATGCCAGAGAAAGGGGCAGTTTAATTAACGCTGAAGGTCAGAATTGTGAacaaggaaggggaaaggaagcagAGGTCAGGGAGCTGCCACCAGGGAGAAAAACTGGCTATAATTAAACCTCACATCGATCGTTGGTTGCTGCTGCCAAGCTGGGCAGTGCCTCCAGGGCTGAGGATGCTGCGGATGCTGTGAGCCAGCACCCACGGCGGGTACACAGTTTGGGGGCTTTGCTGTGGTCCCCCCATCAGCCCCATCTTCCCCCACCGCAGGGCGCCTCGTCCAGCCTGGTGGTGAAGTTTGCAGACACAGATAAGGAGAGGACCCTGCGGCGGATGCATCAGATGGCGGGGCAGCTGGGCATCTTCAACCCCATGACCATCCAGTTCGGTGCCTACGGGGCCTACACGCAAGCGGTAGGAGCTGGTGCAGACCGGGGGCTTTGGGGGAGCCCCgtgggtggggggggtggtTTGGCCCATAAAAGCTCCAGTGCCAGGGGGTGTGGATGCCTGGCAGGGCCGGTGTATCCCTGTGTATCCCTGTGCCACGCGCAGGGCTTCCCCCCACAGCTGAGGGTGGCTGTAGGGTGCAGCGATCCCATATTTAGTGTCACCAAGAcctcctcctgtccccaggTCTGGCAGAGGGTGGCAtttttccctctgaatccaTCCAAAGCAGAGATGGTGATTtactctcccctctccctccttctctctgTCCCTcgctctctgtcccctctccccctttctttcccaaagatcatgcagcagcaggcagccctGATGGCGGCCGCGCAGGGCACCTGCCTCAACCCCATGGCTGCCATCGCTGCTGCCCAGATGCAACAAATGGCCGCCTTCAACGTCAGCGGGCTGGTGGCTGCCCCCCTCACCCCCTCTTCAGGTAGGACCCCCGCGTTTGCTGCTTGGCACCCTCGGGGGGCACTCTCGGGGCGATGCCGGCGCTGACGCCGCGCTCCCGCAGGTACAAGCACCCCTCCAGGGATCAGCACGGCGCCGGTGCCCAGCATCGCCACGCCCATCGGGGTGAACGGCTTCAGCCCGCTGCCGCCCCAGACCAACGGGCAGCCCGCCTCCGAGACCATCTACACCAACGGCATCCACCCCTACCCAGGTACACCCttcccccggggctgggggtgtgtgCTTGGCTCGGGCGGGGTGCTCCAGGGGTGCTCCCCACCCCAGGAGCGTGATGAACCAGCCGCGTGCTCCGGTGGCATCActgcagggaggagggaattcaggcagggagcagctctgcccctccACGGCGGTGGGTGGCCAGGAACCCTTTCCTGCGGGAGCTGCTCATGCATCCCTGGCTTTCTCTGGCTTACTCtatcttccttctcctttctcttctcttcccagCTCAAAGCCCCACGGTGGCAGACCCCCTCCAGCAGGCCTACGCCGGCATGCAGCACTATGCAGGTCTCAAACTTCGCTTCCcactccttccctctctcccctctttgCTCCTCACCCTTATTTTTGGGAGGTGAACATCACCCTGGGGTTGAACATTGGATTGGGACAGCATATTTGGGCACGGATCGATGAGGGGGGCACCACGTGCTGTGCCCTGGCAGGAGCTCCGGGGCGGCAATGCCAGTGAAAGCAGCATCCCCTCATCCCACTGGCTCCTGTCATGGCCCCCCCTGCAAATTTTGGGTGGTGCAAAGTGAATTTTAATACCCATGGGGCTGAGAGAACTCCATGGGGGAGCCCTGGCAGTGGTATCGAGGAGAGGGGGTGAGATTTGGGAGGTGACAGAGGGCCAGCTCCACACCAAGACACCAGAAGTCTTTGGATGTTCATGACGTGACCAAATCAGATGGCCAAGGACATGGGCCACGGAGGGAAGGGAGTCAGAGCCTCCCGTGGAACTACATCAAGCCCAGCAGCGTTGACAGCATAGGAGCATTGACAGCAACATCCAGATTTGCAACGAAAATCAAGTTTTGGACcccaaatttttggggtttttcagccAAAAGTACCATCTTTCCTCAGCCTTGAGGCCATATTACTGCTATCACCAGGATCCCTCCTAGGAGAGCTGTTCCCACATCCCTGGTGTGCCGAGAGGAGTGGGaaaggcagagccagcagcctTGGGGCAGGAGAGGCCCCTCCATCGCAGGTGGCAGCAGGGGACATGCCTGTCCCAGCCCTTTCCGTGGCTGGGGCAGGTGCCGTGGCCTCAGCTTCTTGTTTCTCTCTTCCAGCAGCATATCCCACTGCCTACGCTCCCATCAGCCAAGCCTTCCCCCAGCAAGCACCCCTCATCCCGCAGCAGCAGCGAGAAGGTGAGGGGTGGGGGTCACCCCGCGTGGGGCCGGTGGCTCCTCGGTGTCCCCCCGGGGTGACCCCACCTCGCGGCTGACATGTCCTGTCCTTTGTGTGTCACCCAGGTCCCGAGGGCTGTAACCTGTTTATTTATCACCTGCCCCAGGAGTTCGGGGACGCGGAGCTCACACAGATGTTTCTGCCTTTCGGCAACGTCATCTCTGCCAAAGTCTTTGTGGACCGTGCCACCAACCAGAGTAAATGCTTTGGTAAGTCCCGGGGTGTGGCTCTCCCTGGTGTCCCAGCTCagggctccagctcctcccagtcccCAGCTCAAGGTTCCAGCCATCCTTAACATCACAGCTTGGAGCTCTGGCTCTTTCTCAGCATCCCAGCTCAGGGGTCTGGCTCTCTTCTGCATCTCAGTTTAAGGATCTGAATCTCCTCGGCATCCCAGCTCTCACCAGTCTCCAGCTCCAGAGTCCCATTCTCCTTGGTCTCCAGCCTGGAGATCCAGCTCTCCTACTATCCCCGCTCAGGGGGGTCTgtctctccccaaatcccagctcaagggcttggctctccccagtgttcccagctCAGGGGTCTGGCTCTTCCCAACAACCCAGCTCAGAGCATCTCCATCTCAggggtccatctctccctgagGTCCCTGCTTGGGAGTCTGTCTCTCCAACATCTCATCTTGGGGATCTGTCTTTCCCTGGTCTCCAGCTTGGATGTCCGTgtctccctgctgtcccctgcttGGGGGTCCTGttctccccagtgtccccagctcaGGGATCTGTATCTCCCTCTCACAGACCTCGGTGTCCCCACAGACCCTTTGGTGTCCCCACAGACCCTTTGGTGTCCCCACGGACTCTTTCCTTGCGGTGTCTTTGGACACCTCAGGGTCTCTGCAGACCTGGCCTCCAGATGTTCCCCGAGCCCACACATCTCATCCTGGTGTCCCCACAGACCCCATCACCtcagtgtccctgcagcccctatCACTTTAACAGACCCTGTcaccccagtgaccccatgaATCCCATCCCGTAGTGTCCCTGCAGACCACTCCAGTGTCCTGCTGTCCTCACAGCTCTGTCACCTCAGTGTCCTCCAGAGCAGACCTCAGTGTCCCTGCAGGTGCCATCACCTGTCACCCAGTCCCCTGCCATCTGGGGCTCTGATGCTACCCCAGGACCcctctcccagcactcccagacCAGGAGCATCCCACGGGATCTCGGTGCCTGGGTTGAGGCGAGGCAGCCGCCTGCGCTGTGTGCGGTGacagccccgtgtcccctcgcTGCCAGGTTTCGTCAGTTTTGACAATCCGACGAGCGCTCAGGCGGCCATTCAGGCCATGAATGGCTTCCAGATCGGCATGAAGAGGCTAAAAGTGCAGCTAAAGCGGCCGAAAGACGCCAACAGACCCTACTGACCCCAGCTCAGCCTGCGGAGAGGTGAGGGGGCCTGGCCCTCGGGACGTGGCGGTCGTGGAGCGTCCCCGTGCTACATCCCTGAGTGTGTGCAGGGATCCCTGCCTGGCACCACCCACCCCGTGGACCTGGGTCCCTCCCTctgtccttccctccctccatcccccaggagcaggctgaCGGCCCTTTCCTCCTGTTTCAGGTCGGACGTCCCGCGGTGTCTGACgactttccccttccccaagtGCAGTATCCAAACCCGTAACTCTCTTTCTTTGCAACACATCccggaggagcaggaggaggaggtgaaggagAAAACGGCGAAGAAGAGAGTGTTTTGGTCGtagcttttcctttttgaattttttcccaaactggTCTTGTTTGTTGTTTAACGGGAACGAGAGGAAGACAAGGAAGGAGGGGAGCGATGCGGCGCCGGGGCTGCGATTCGCCGCCGGCCGCTCGCCGGGACTCACTGGATCCCTCGCCGGGAGCAAGGCCGATGGCTCCGGGCAGCCGGGCCACGATCTacctttgttttttggggtttttttttaaagcactcaTTTGCTGCTACCGATTTCCCAGGAGAAACGAGGAAAAGAGGCTCCAAATGGATTCTTAAACCAAAGCCGGTGGGACGGGACCAGCCTCGGGCGCTTCACCTGGAGGATGCTTGtttggaaaataaagaaaaacggcaagattttcctttttccctgcattgggggaaaaaaagaaggatcaAAGTATGTTGGACTTATAGAAGATATATATAaataagtatatatatatatatatcccaTGGAGCAGGGTGGCGGGACACGCGCTTCCCCTGCTTGTCACTGGCACAGGGACATAGGATTACTTGTTTCAGAGTCATATCATTCCTTAGAGTTTAGGGACCAAAGGACTattgctttttttaaatatatctataaataaattaatttaaaaaaaaaaaccaacaaaacacacaaaaaaacgtcgggaaaggaggagaaaatccaACAAAAATTAAGAAGGTTGAGTAAAACCCTCGGGCATTCAGAGCCACGAGCGTTTCCTACAGGGCTCAGATTTGGGGGGTTCAAGGGCTCGGTTTCGGGGGCCAATTCGTGgctggggactggggggatgcagaggggattttggggggggctgCAGTGGCTCCCCCAGCTCCATGGCCCAGGGGGACTCGGAGCCCCTCGGTCGCCTCTGGCAGAGGGTGGAGTGATGTGGTTCTTTgcattttgggttggtttggggggatttttgggttgggttttttttttcagccaaaaaaaacttaaaaaaaaaaagaaaaatgtgaggTTTCGGCCGAAATGAAGCGAAGCGAAATAAACTTATTTTGTCAAAATCGTCACCTTGGTTGGTTCTTTGGAGCAATCACTGCCGCGTCCACCACCCAAACACGACACCAGGGCCCCCTTTAGGGCCACCTCGGCTCCAGCTGGGCCAGAGCATCAGCCAGGAATTGGTGAAGCTGGGAGAGGACCATAGGcctctctttttatttgctttttcccAGGAATTGCTGTTTTTTGGAGGAACTCACCCTGGCTGCAGAGGGAATCAGGACACAGGCCTGTGGTTTCACTGACTTTCCCAGTGACAGAGGAGGTTCAGGGGGATGTGGCCGTGTCCCACGGGATGTCCCTTCCCGCCTGTGGGTACAGCTGAGCGACTGCTGTGATcccgggaaaaaccccaaaccccaccaattTAAGCAAAACCCCCCCAAGGGGTGggtggcagggccaggggtgagGGAATGGCCACCGGCCCAGGTTTGGGTGGCCCTTGGGAACATGGAGCAGCCAGCGTGGGATGAGTGGGGAGGGACAGATGTTGGGATCCATCcaggggggacagagggcaGGAAAATGACAGAAGCGACCCTGAGTGCACCCATTGGTATAATGAGCCTGTCAGGACTCAGGTGGTGACTGTACCAAAACCAGGATAATTCTTAGATTGATTCTTCAGTTCCATCATAAATCCTGGCTGACATCATGGCCTCGCGCTGCCGTGACCGACCCCGAGAGCCCCTGGCCTGTGGGCACCCGCAGTGCCCAGCCCCCTCTGCCCGCCCTGAGCCCTGGCAGCCTCTGGGCTGTCTCTGCTGGGTTTCCATCCAGGTTTGGGTGTAGCAGGatgcagctgtgctggcactgcctccATGTCTGTGGAGATTGGCTTGGGCTGACATAAAATGCTGTCCCTGGGAGGTTCCTTCTCGTTTTGAgtctctgctgcagcaccagggcCCTCTCTGTGGGGTCATATCCCCATCCCTGAGGCACGATCCCTTCTCTGTTGCATTCTGCTTCCACAGCACCATCCCTTTGCCATGGTGTGATGGGGGAGTGGTTCCCTCCCAAAGCTGCATCAATTCCCTATGACACCTCCCCaccatcccatcccttcccctcAATCCTATCCCTCCCCATGAACCCATCCTTTCTGCATGACCCCGCTTCCTCTCAatcccatcccttccccaaGATACCATCCCTTCTGTTTCCTGTCCCTTCTCCACAATCCTATCCCTTTCTCATGatcccttccctgtgcccccaTCCCTTCCCCAGGTTCCAGTGCCTTCCCCGCACCCCTATTCATCCCCCACACTCCCACCCCTTCCCCTGAATCCCATTCCTTCCCTGTGACGCCATCCCATCCCTTTCCTGTGATCCCATCCCACCATCCTCTGCCCCATCCTTTCCTCACAATCCCATTCCCTGTGCCCCCATCCCTTCCCCAGCATCCCCTTCCCATACCCCACACTTTAATCCCAGTTAAATCCACGAACACtgattccttttctctttttttttttttcctgtttttggGTTTGCTCtggttggttcttttttttgcttCGGTTTCTCATCATCGATAAAAACGCCGTCGTTGCCAATGCCAGGAGGGGCGGCCCCCGGCCACGCCGGATCCGCGGCTCCTTCTCCACGCTGCCACAGGGTCGGGGACAGTgggaaggggacagggaggggataAGGGACCGCTGAACCCGCCTGGTGCTCACAGGGTGCCCGACGCCTATGTACAGGTGGAGCCGCCGGCGTCGCCCCGGCTCTGCCCTGCCCGGGGGGCTCAAAACCCGCTCGGCCCCTGCCCAGCCTTGCCCGGGGCCTCGCTCGGtgcccggggggtcccggggtcccACTGCCACCGCCGCCGCTCAGTTTGTGTACACCTGAGTCCCGATCACACGCATGATCTCcttctggattttggggtcctgagTATTGATATTGGCGTCTCCCACTTGGCCGTCTTCGTACCTGGAAGGGGAGAAGGGGGTGAGGGGGGTCCCGTGGGGGCCCCGCAGGTGCTGCAGGGTGGGCGCAGCCGGACTCACACAAAGAAGAAGCGTGTGCAGACGTGGTCCGAGACAGGGCAGACCCAGATGTTGCCATGTTTCTGCAGGTCCTTGGAGGTGATCACTGCAGGGAAATGGGCTGTTGGACACGGAATGGGGAACGGAGGGACCACCTGGGGACAGCCCATTGCGGGGaccctccatccctccacccACCCAGTGATCCCATGGGTGCTGCCTGTCCCTCCCCACTATGTCCCCATACCTTCGCAAAGCGCGATGCAGTTCAGGTTGCGGCTCTGGAGGAAGCGGGATTGGATGGAGCGGGTCTGTGGGAACAGCAGCCAGTGTTACCACCCTGTCCTGGCACCCATGGGTGCCATGTCCCCGTTCCCATCCTGCCCCATTGTCCCCTGGCCCATCACCTGGGGGATGGTGTTCATCCGGTTGTACCGCTGCACCAGCTCATCCTTCGATGGCATCCGGTGCTGCCCTTTCCCCATTCCTGCGTAAGAAGCAAGGCAGTGGCTGTCACTCCCTCAGGGAACGCCCTGGGGTGATGTGGGGACACATGCCACAGACAGGGACGGCCACCCTCAGCGCTCCCACCCTGCAGCTGAGCCCTGGGAACCCCCCAAAAGTGTGCACAGCAGCTTTTGAAGCCTAGGAAATGTTAGGAGTTTGATTCTTTGGCGTGTGGGAAAGCCCCAACCTGGCTGGGAAGAGGCTGCTGTGGATGGGATGGATATGGGATGCTGCCACTCATGCGCGGCTTCTCCAGCCAGCACGATGCTGAACCTCCCTGGGCCCATgcagggaatgggaacgggagcacaggcaggaccgggcagtgcaggcagcctCTTACCTGAGTATCCAAAGGAAATACTGGAGATGGGGCTCAGATAGATGCCCTTGCCATAGGCTGCTCCATGCAGCTTGCGGGAAAATACCAGGGTGAGCGTGGTGGGATCACCCCGACAGCTCGGGCACGGTGGTAGTGGAGGACACCTGGCACTTCCCAATGTCTgccccctccctgccttcctgccccctccctgcccgCCTGCTGCCCGGGGTGTGCTGGGCGCTGGCAGCGGAGCGGTACCTGCAGTTTGGTGTAGGAGGCGTTGACCAGCCCATTGCGGAGGATGGAATGCCAGTTCTCAATGTGAGAGCCACTGGAAAGAGCCAGCCCCACGTCAGCCCCCGTCCATCACGCCCACGGCGCCCACCCGGGGGGCTCCCACCGTCCCCCCCTTGGCAACTCACTGGAAAGCGAAGGTGCTGCCGTAGAGTTTCTTGGCTGTGCGGAACCGGGCTTCCTTGGCTGGGGGGCTGCTGAGCAGGAGGAACTGGTGGGAGGTGTGCATGAACTTCAGCTGCTACCAGGAGAACAGCAAGAGCAacggcagtgccagcaggagagaagatagacagacagacagacagagatCATGCacggccgcccggccccgggtcCAGCCCAGCCCGGCTTTGGCCACTCCAAGTTTGCCAGAAGGGTCCTTGGCAACCCTGTCTTGTCcccgccccacagcccatgACAAACATCCCCCTTCCTATATCCCATGTCCTGCCTCCCTCATCTCCCAGGCTCAAACCCCACCCAGAAGGATCCACCCTATATCCCAGACCCTTCCATCGCCCATCCCATATCCTTACATGCATCATCCTGCATCCCACAGCCCATAGCCTACATCCCATCTCCTGCACCCTCCATCCCACCTCCTATATCCCACATCCCACATTCCACACCCTCCATCCTGCACCCCACCTGGAGCCTGGCCTGGTCCCTTACCCTGCTGAGAGGCAGCTTGACAATGTGGGATCTGTTGCTGGAGATTATCcttgggaaaaggaggaggaaaaggaggagggtcAGAAAGGGTGGTCCCAATCTGCCTCGAGACTGTTGGATGCTCGTGACCCCCCAGGACAAAGGAGATGAGAGGGCTGTTCCACAGATGCCTGgctgccccccaccccatcccgtGTCCCAGGGAATGTGGGGCAGTGGGAGGGACAAGGGGCAGTGGGAGAGGGCCACAGCACCCTCGGCCTTACCACTGCAGGAGGGGATGTGCCAAGGGGTCCAGCTTGTCCATCTGCTTCTTGATCTCCAGGTAGGACCCCTGGCAGAGGCAAGAGGGGGTGCAGGTGGGTCCCCCAGCATCCACCCAGCCACGGGCAGATGGAGATCAGCACCAAAATGCCACTCCCGGCTTGGATCCCACACGGGGAAGGGAGGTCACACGCGGCCAGGGGGGTGTGGGGCCACACCACGTACCTGGGTCATCTCCCGGATGGACATCACACTGTCCAGGGCCTTCTGCAGCCGCTCGTAGTTCTTCTTCTGCACATGGGGCAAGAGAGGGGTGGCCATCAGAGAAGTCTTTGgggctcccagtcaccccctGGTGTGACACACTTACCTTGGGGTTAAAGGCCAGagttttggggtcattggggtccaCCACGGAGGGGTAAGGCTCGAAGATGATGCTCTTGCGAGGGGACTCGAGGGCAGCACGGCACATGGCCACCAGCAGGTCCACCACcttggggcagagcagggactgAAGGGGCAACGCCCCATGGGGCTGGTGGGGTCACCACCATGCCCATCCCTACCTCGGCACCCGTGGCCACCTCCTCGGCCGCGCCGGACATGACGCCCAGGGTGTAGAAGGAGAAGACGCAGAGCTCCCGGGTGCACACAGCCGGCTGTGGAGGGGACAGGAGCGTGGTGAGGGTCAGGGATGGTGACAAGGGGGCACAGCCCTCACCCGACCTGGCCCTGCCACCCCACCTTGAGCATGGAGCCGTTCTGGAAGACGTGCTGCTCGTCACACACCACGCAGTACTCATTGAGCGTCGGGATCCGCTGCTCCGCGTACTTCATGATCTGAGGGGCAGGACAGAGGGAGTCAGTCCTGCCGCGGACACGGAGCTTGGGGGGATGCTCCAGGCGGCAGGATGGGGATCAGCGGGGTGCGGAACAGAGAGAAGGATACTCTGGGCATCAGGATAAGGACGAGCAGGACATGGGGGAGCGGGGAGAATGCTCTGCATAGTAGGATGTGGATAAGTGGGAAGTGGGACAGTGGGGAGGATACTCTGGGCAGCAGGATGCGGGTATGTGGGATGTGGAGCAGTGGGGAGGATGCTCCACAGCAGGCTGAGGCTGGGTGGGATGTGGGACTCTCACCTGGACAAGGAAGCCGTACTCCAGCGTGGGGATGTTCTTGCAGTGGCCGCCGACCTGTGACAGAGCCGGAGCAGAGCCAGCTGCGTTATCCCCTTTCCCACacgcagccccagctctgcatgGCAtgggcagcccccagcacagcGGGACCCCCGACATTCCAACCCCTCCTGGCACAGCGGGACCCCCAACATGCCAAAACCCTGGCACAGCGGGACCCCCAACATGCCAAaaccctggcacagcaggacccccagcatgccaaaccccttccaacACAGCAGGACCCCCAACACCCCAAGCACAGTGGGACCCTTGACATGCCAACACCCCCTGGCACAGTGAGACCCCCAACATCCCAACACCCCCTGGTATAGGGGAGCCCCAACATgccaaacccctcccagcagAGTGGGACTCACAACATCCAaccttcccctggcacagcGGAACCATGGATATCCCAAtgc is a window of Aphelocoma coerulescens isolate FSJ_1873_10779 chromosome 10, UR_Acoe_1.0, whole genome shotgun sequence DNA encoding:
- the PARP6 gene encoding protein mono-ADP-ribosyltransferase PARP6 isoform X1; this translates as MCSPNPLPNPLPHPCCLPTLCPQDLKGQYWTDDDSDGDNESEEFLYGVQGTCAADLYRHPQLDADIEAVKEIYSENAVAVREYGTIDDVDIDLHVNISFLDEEVATAWKVLRTEPIVLRLRFSLSQYLDGPEPSIEVFQPSNKEGFGLGLQLKKILGMFTSQQWKHLSNDFLKTQQEKRHSWFKTSGTIKKFRAGLSIFSPIPKSPSFPVIQDSVLKGKLGIPEPRVNRLMNRSVSCMVKNPKVEVFGYPPASTQAGVAPFNILVGGHCKNIPTLEYGFLVQIMKYAEQRIPTLNEYCVVCDEQHVFQNGSMLKPAVCTRELCVFSFYTLGVMSGAAEEVATGAEVVDLLVAMCRAALESPRKSIIFEPYPSVVDPNDPKTLAFNPKKKNYERLQKALDSVMSIREMTQGSYLEIKKQMDKLDPLAHPLLQWIISSNRSHIVKLPLSRQLKFMHTSHQFLLLSSPPAKEARFRTAKKLYGSTFAFHGSHIENWHSILRNGLVNASYTKLQLHGAAYGKGIYLSPISSISFGYSGMGKGQHRMPSKDELVQRYNRMNTIPQTRSIQSRFLQSRNLNCIALCEVITSKDLQKHGNIWVCPVSDHVCTRFFFVYEDGQVGDANINTQDPKIQKEIMRVIGTQVYTN
- the PARP6 gene encoding protein mono-ADP-ribosyltransferase PARP6 isoform X2, coding for MDLKGQYWTDDDSDGDNESEEFLYGVQGTCAADLYRHPQLDADIEAVKEIYSENAVAVREYGTIDDVDIDLHVNISFLDEEVATAWKVLRTEPIVLRLRFSLSQYLDGPEPSIEVFQPSNKEGFGLGLQLKKILGMFTSQQWKHLSNDFLKTQQEKRHSWFKTSGTIKKFRAGLSIFSPIPKSPSFPVIQDSVLKGKLGIPEPRVNRLMNRSVSCMVKNPKVEVFGYPPASTQAGVAPFNILVGGHCKNIPTLEYGFLVQIMKYAEQRIPTLNEYCVVCDEQHVFQNGSMLKPAVCTRELCVFSFYTLGVMSGAAEEVATGAEVVDLLVAMCRAALESPRKSIIFEPYPSVVDPNDPKTLAFNPKKKNYERLQKALDSVMSIREMTQGSYLEIKKQMDKLDPLAHPLLQWIISSNRSHIVKLPLSRQLKFMHTSHQFLLLSSPPAKEARFRTAKKLYGSTFAFHGSHIENWHSILRNGLVNASYTKLQLHGAAYGKGIYLSPISSISFGYSGMGKGQHRMPSKDELVQRYNRMNTIPQTRSIQSRFLQSRNLNCIALCEVITSKDLQKHGNIWVCPVSDHVCTRFFFVYEDGQVGDANINTQDPKIQKEIMRVIGTQVYTN
- the PARP6 gene encoding protein mono-ADP-ribosyltransferase PARP6 isoform X4 encodes the protein MDLKGQYWTDDDSDGDNESEEFLYGVQGTCAADLYRHPQLDADIEAVKEIYSENAVAVREYGTIDDVDIDLHVNISFLDEEVATAWKVLRTEPIVLRLRFSLSQYLDGPEPSIEVFQPSNKEGFGLGLQLKKILGMFTSQQWKHLSNDFLKTQQEKRHSWFKTSGTIKKFRAGLSIFSPIPKSPSFPVIQDSVLKGKLGIPEPRVNRLMNRSVSCMVKNPKVEVFGYPPASTQVGGHCKNIPTLEYGFLVQIMKYAEQRIPTLNEYCVVCDEQHVFQNGSMLKPAVCTRELCVFSFYTLGVMSGAAEEVATGAEVVDLLVAMCRAALESPRKSIIFEPYPSVVDPNDPKTLAFNPKKKNYERLQKALDSVMSIREMTQGSYLEIKKQMDKLDPLAHPLLQWIISSNRSHIVKLPLSRQLKFMHTSHQFLLLSSPPAKEARFRTAKKLYGSTFAFHGSHIENWHSILRNGLVNASYTKLQLHGAAYGKGIYLSPISSISFGYSGMGKGQHRMPSKDELVQRYNRMNTIPQTRSIQSRFLQSRNLNCIALCEVITSKDLQKHGNIWVCPVSDHVCTRFFFVYEDGQVGDANINTQDPKIQKEIMRVIGTQVYTN
- the PARP6 gene encoding protein mono-ADP-ribosyltransferase PARP6 isoform X5; protein product: MDLKGQYWTDDDSDGDNESEEFLYGVQGTCAADLYRHPQLDADIEAVKEIYSENAVAVREYGTIDDVDIDLHVNISFLDEEVATAWKVLRTEPIVLRLRFSLSQYLDGPEPSIEVFQPSNKEGFGLGLQLKKILGMFTSQQWKHLSNDFLKTQQEKRHSWFKTSGTIKKFRAGLSIFSPIPKSPSFPVIQDSVLKGKLGIPEPRVNRLMNRSVSCMVKNPKVEVFGYPPASTQVGGHCKNIPTLEYGFLVQIMKYAEQRIPTLNEYCVVCDEQHVFQNGSMLKPAVCTRELCVFSFYTLGVMSGAAEEVATGAEVVDLLVAMCRAALESPRKSIIFEPYPSVVDPNDPKTLAFNPKKKNYERLQKALDSVMSIREMTQGSYLEIKKQMDKLDPLAHPLLQWIISSNRSHIVKLPLSRLKFMHTSHQFLLLSSPPAKEARFRTAKKLYGSTFAFHGSHIENWHSILRNGLVNASYTKLQLHGAAYGKGIYLSPISSISFGYSGMGKGQHRMPSKDELVQRYNRMNTIPQTRSIQSRFLQSRNLNCIALCEVITSKDLQKHGNIWVCPVSDHVCTRFFFVYEDGQVGDANINTQDPKIQKEIMRVIGTQVYTN
- the PARP6 gene encoding protein mono-ADP-ribosyltransferase PARP6 isoform X6, with translation MDLKGQYWTDDDSDGDNESEEFLYGVQGTCAADLYRHPQLDADIEAVKEIYSENAVAVREYGTIDDVDIDLHVNISFLDEEVATAWKVLRTEPIVLRLRFSLSQYLDGPEPSIEVFQPSNKEGFGLGLQLKKILGMFTSQQWKHLSNDFLKTQQEKRHSWFKTSGTIKKFRAGLSIFSPIPKSPSFPVIQDSVLKGKLGIPEPRVNRLMNRSVSCMVKNPKVEVFGYPPASTQAGVAPFNILVGGHCKNIPTLEYGFLVQIMKYAEQRIPTLNEYCVVCDEQHVFQNGSMLKPAVCTRELCVFSFYTLGVMSGAAEEVATGAEVVDLLVAMCRAALESPRKSIIFEPYPSVVDPNDPKTLAFNPKKKNYERLQKALDSVMSIREMTQGSYLEIKKQMDKLDPLAHPLLQWIISSNRSHIVKLPLSRQLKFMHTSHQFLLLSSPPAKEARFRTAKKLYGSTFAFHGSHIENWHSILRNGLVNASYTKLQEWGKGSTGCHRRMSWCSGTTG
- the PARP6 gene encoding protein mono-ADP-ribosyltransferase PARP6 isoform X3, with the protein product MDLKGQYWTDDDSDGDNESEEFLYGVQGTCAADLYRHPQLDADIEAVKEIYSENAVAVREYGTIDDVDIDLHVNISFLDEEVATAWKVLRTEPIVLRLRFSLSQYLDGPEPSIEVFQPSNKEGFGLGLQLKKILGMFTSQQWKHLSNDFLKTQQEKRHSWFKTSGTIKKFRAGLSIFSPIPKSPSFPVIQDSVLKGKLGIPEPRVNRLMNRSVSCMVKNPKVEVFGYPPASTQAGVAPFNILVGGHCKNIPTLEYGFLVQIMKYAEQRIPTLNEYCVVCDEQHVFQNGSMLKPAVCTRELCVFSFYTLGVMSGAAEEVATGAEVVDLLVAMCRAALESPRKSIIFEPYPSVVDPNDPKTLAFNPKKKNYERLQKALDSVMSIREMTQGSYLEIKKQMDKLDPLAHPLLQWIISSNRSHIVKLPLSRLKFMHTSHQFLLLSSPPAKEARFRTAKKLYGSTFAFHGSHIENWHSILRNGLVNASYTKLQLHGAAYGKGIYLSPISSISFGYSGMGKGQHRMPSKDELVQRYNRMNTIPQTRSIQSRFLQSRNLNCIALCEVITSKDLQKHGNIWVCPVSDHVCTRFFFVYEDGQVGDANINTQDPKIQKEIMRVIGTQVYTN